A region from the Micrococcus cohnii genome encodes:
- a CDS encoding vitamin K epoxide reductase family protein gives MTSSAPAASPGASVRRVPYAALLLVSSLISIAATFAIIVERAILSEDPSHRTSCDFNPWMSCGRVMQSWQAQTFGFPNTYIGVVAFSILICVAMSLFAGARFARWYWLTMNAVMVLGLAFCAWLYYAAVYQITTLCLYCMIVWAMVILQLFLTTSRNLQHGVLPASPRVRTLVRDLTWPAIVLAWAIVFVSLLLRFGPGMLGL, from the coding sequence ATGACATCTTCTGCCCCCGCCGCCTCGCCCGGCGCGAGCGTCCGACGCGTCCCCTACGCGGCCCTGCTGCTGGTCAGCTCACTCATCTCGATCGCCGCGACGTTCGCGATCATCGTCGAGCGCGCGATCCTCTCGGAGGATCCGAGCCACCGCACCAGCTGCGACTTCAATCCGTGGATGTCCTGCGGCCGGGTCATGCAGTCGTGGCAGGCGCAGACCTTCGGCTTCCCGAACACGTACATCGGGGTCGTGGCGTTCTCGATCCTGATCTGCGTGGCCATGTCCCTGTTCGCCGGCGCCCGGTTCGCCCGGTGGTACTGGCTGACGATGAACGCCGTGATGGTGCTCGGGCTGGCCTTCTGCGCCTGGCTCTACTACGCGGCCGTGTACCAGATCACCACGCTCTGCCTGTACTGCATGATCGTCTGGGCGATGGTGATCCTGCAGCTGTTCCTCACCACCTCGCGCAATCTCCAACACGGTGTTCTGCCCGCGTCGCCGCGGGTGCGGACGCTCGTTCGAGACCTGACGTGGCCAGCGATCGTGCTGGCCTGGGCGATCGTGTTCGTCTCGCTGCTGCTGCGGTTCGGCCCCGGCATGCTGGGCCTGTGA
- a CDS encoding bifunctional folylpolyglutamate synthase/dihydrofolate synthase, with product MSGPEMIDPSQGHVGAPTDVAGVYRDLLARAPENRMEPRMEPMCRVLSLLGEPQHAAPVIHLTGTNGKTSTARMIEAVLRSYGLRTGRYTSPHLEQVTERISIDGEPVSEETFVRIWAEILPMIEVVDAQLEADGQPRLTYFEALTTLAFAVFADEPVEVLVLEVGLGGVTDATNVADAAVSVVTPISLDHTELLGDTEAQIAEEKAGIIKPGGFLVSAAQQTDAAQVLLDAARAADVPFRFQGVEFGVTGRSLAVGGQQISVQGLAAHYDELTLPLYGEHQAQNAAVAIAALEAFLGGGERELEIELLREGLAQVASPGRLEVLRTAPTVIVDAAHNPDGVRVAAEAVKESFGFTRLSLVVGVLAEKDARGMLAALYREFGDLVDDVALTQSTSPRAIPAGELAALTIDAGWPEDDVHATESVPDAIEWAVSRAESVENSADALASGTGGGVLVIGSITLAADVRQLLGAPAAPGPVTVAARGVDPADLLGAIGDDEDDDIDQDVLDTLDDDPEVGR from the coding sequence ATGAGCGGGCCGGAGATGATCGACCCGTCGCAGGGCCACGTGGGCGCGCCGACCGACGTCGCGGGCGTCTACCGCGACCTGCTCGCCCGTGCCCCGGAGAACCGCATGGAGCCGCGCATGGAGCCGATGTGCCGGGTCCTGTCGCTGCTGGGGGAGCCGCAGCACGCGGCCCCGGTGATCCACCTGACCGGCACGAACGGCAAGACGTCGACGGCTCGCATGATCGAGGCGGTGCTGCGCAGTTACGGCCTGCGGACGGGCCGCTACACCTCGCCGCACCTGGAGCAGGTGACCGAGCGCATCAGCATCGACGGCGAACCGGTCTCGGAGGAGACGTTCGTGCGCATCTGGGCGGAGATCCTGCCGATGATCGAGGTCGTCGACGCCCAGCTCGAGGCCGACGGGCAGCCGCGTCTGACCTACTTCGAGGCCCTGACGACCCTCGCGTTCGCGGTCTTCGCGGACGAGCCGGTCGAAGTGCTCGTGCTCGAGGTCGGCCTCGGCGGCGTCACCGACGCGACGAACGTCGCCGACGCTGCGGTCAGCGTCGTCACCCCGATCTCCCTGGACCACACGGAGCTGCTGGGCGACACCGAGGCGCAGATCGCCGAGGAGAAAGCCGGGATCATCAAGCCCGGTGGCTTCCTCGTCTCGGCGGCACAGCAGACGGACGCCGCGCAGGTGCTGCTCGACGCGGCCCGCGCGGCGGACGTGCCGTTCCGGTTCCAGGGCGTCGAGTTCGGCGTCACCGGCCGCTCGCTGGCGGTCGGCGGACAGCAGATCTCGGTGCAGGGCTTGGCCGCGCACTACGACGAGCTAACGCTGCCGCTCTACGGTGAGCACCAGGCCCAGAACGCGGCGGTGGCGATCGCCGCGCTCGAGGCGTTCCTGGGCGGAGGCGAGCGTGAGCTCGAGATTGAGCTGCTGCGGGAGGGGCTGGCCCAGGTCGCCTCGCCGGGCCGGCTCGAGGTGCTGCGCACCGCGCCGACGGTGATCGTCGACGCCGCGCACAACCCCGACGGCGTGCGCGTGGCGGCGGAAGCCGTGAAGGAGTCGTTCGGGTTCACGCGACTGAGCCTTGTGGTCGGCGTTCTGGCCGAGAAGGACGCCCGGGGCATGCTCGCCGCGCTCTACCGCGAGTTCGGCGACCTTGTCGACGACGTCGCGCTCACCCAGTCCACGTCGCCGCGGGCGATCCCGGCGGGGGAGTTGGCCGCGCTCACCATCGACGCGGGCTGGCCGGAGGACGACGTCCACGCCACCGAGTCCGTCCCCGATGCGATCGAATGGGCGGTCAGCCGTGCCGAGTCCGTCGAGAACTCGGCTGATGCGCTGGCCTCCGGCACCGGCGGTGGCGTGCTCGTCATCGGCTCGATCACCCTGGCCGCCGACGTGCGTCAGCTGCTCGGTGCGCCGGCCGCGCCCGGCCCCGTGACGGTTGCCGCGCGCGGCGTCGACCCGGCGGATCTGCTCGGGGCGATCGGCGACGACGAGGACGATGACATCGACCAGGACGTGCTGGACACCCTGGATGACGATCCGGAGGTCGGACGATGA
- a CDS encoding SDR family oxidoreductase, with protein MNSAPHPSAAPRRAVVTGASAGIGRATALELARRGWHVYAVGRRSERLDELAAQTADEQAPGAVVPAPLDVTDAAAVEALAGRVAAEGGVDALVNIAGGARGTEHVAAGDTENWEWMYRANVLGTLTMCRAFLPMLRAHGRGSVLNLTSTAAIVAYEGGAGYNAAKMGQHGLTAALCLEEAEHDVRVIEVLPGMVHTEEFSLRRLGGDAAAADKVYAGVEKPLTAEDVAEVCVHALELPHHVNLDQIVMRPLAQAAQHKVIRR; from the coding sequence ATGAACTCTGCTCCGCATCCGTCCGCTGCCCCACGCCGTGCCGTCGTCACGGGTGCCAGCGCCGGCATCGGGCGGGCGACCGCGCTCGAGCTGGCTCGGCGCGGTTGGCACGTCTACGCCGTGGGGCGGCGGAGCGAGCGCCTCGACGAGCTCGCCGCCCAGACCGCCGACGAACAGGCGCCCGGCGCCGTCGTGCCCGCACCGCTCGACGTCACGGACGCCGCGGCGGTCGAAGCGCTCGCCGGCCGCGTGGCCGCCGAAGGCGGCGTCGACGCGCTCGTGAACATCGCCGGCGGAGCCCGAGGCACCGAGCACGTCGCGGCCGGGGACACCGAGAACTGGGAGTGGATGTACCGCGCGAACGTCCTGGGCACCCTGACGATGTGCCGGGCGTTCCTGCCCATGCTGCGCGCGCACGGCCGGGGCAGCGTACTCAACCTGACCTCGACCGCGGCCATCGTCGCCTACGAGGGAGGCGCCGGGTACAACGCGGCCAAGATGGGCCAGCACGGACTCACCGCCGCGCTGTGCCTGGAGGAGGCCGAGCACGATGTCCGGGTGATCGAGGTGCTGCCCGGCATGGTCCACACCGAGGAGTTCTCGCTGCGCCGGCTCGGCGGGGACGCGGCCGCCGCCGACAAGGTCTACGCGGGCGTTGAGAAGCCGCTCACGGCCGAGGACGTCGCCGAGGTGTGCGTCCATGCGCTCGAGCTGCCGCACCACGTGAACCTGGACCAGATCGTGATGCGGCCGCTCGCCCAGGCAGCCCAGCACAAGGTGATCCGGCGCTGA
- the rplU gene encoding 50S ribosomal protein L21, whose translation MVYAIVRAGGRQEKVSVGDLVTLDRVPAETGGSVELPALMLVDGDKVKAGADAAGVKVTAEVVSHSRGKKIVIQKYKNKTGYIRRQGHRSELSTVKITEIA comes from the coding sequence GTGGTGTACGCGATTGTCCGCGCTGGCGGCCGCCAGGAGAAGGTTTCCGTCGGGGACCTCGTTACCCTTGACCGCGTTCCCGCTGAGACCGGTGGCTCTGTCGAGCTGCCCGCTCTGATGCTGGTGGACGGGGACAAGGTCAAGGCTGGCGCCGATGCCGCCGGTGTGAAGGTGACCGCCGAGGTCGTCTCGCACTCGCGTGGCAAGAAGATCGTCATCCAGAAGTACAAGAACAAGACCGGCTACATCCGGCGCCAGGGCCACCGCTCTGAGCTGTCCACGGTCAAGATCACGGAGATCGCCTGA
- the ileS gene encoding isoleucine--tRNA ligase: MYPLASSDPAGRTPASPRFPEIEERILKYWDEDGTFQASVDARPTHHEDGTPNEFVFYDGPPFANGLPHYGHLLTGYVKDLVARYQTQQGRRVERRFGWDTHGLPAELEAMKQLGMTDKAQIEQMGIDRFNEACRTSVLKYTHEWQDYVTRQARWVDFDNDYKTLTSDYMESVLWAFSALHEKGLTYRGFRVLPYCWKDETPLSNHELRMDDDVYQQRQDPSVTVAFPFTGRVHESGGATAETAQALAGVHALAWTTTPWTLPTNLALAVGPEIRYVVVPAGPDGASMGEDGARFLLAEDLLAAHVKDLGHPDVESARAAVVATYTGAELAGLRYEPLFTYFADAEEYGTQHAWQILVDDYVSTEDGTGVVHQAPAYGEDDQRVCEAAGIPVVLSVDDGARFLPLFGRPENGEGKLVEIAGVQAFEANMTIVRALRADDRVFREASYEHSYPHCWRCRTPLIYRAITSWYVSVTEFKNRMLELNEDITWIPGNVKHGQFGKWLENARDWSISRNRYWGTPIPVWESDHPDFPRREVYGSLAELEEAFGRLPVNAEGEVDLHRPWIDELTRAHPDPEAAAAGAVMRRVEDVLDVWFDSGSMPYSQVHYPFANKEWFDTHAPADFIVEYIGQTRGWFYTLHILSTALFDRPAFSNVISHGIVLGSDGQKMSKSLRNYPDVSEVLDRDGSDAMRWFLMSSPILRGGNLIVTEEGIREGVRQVLLPAWNAYHFFTLYANTATAGGARPEGYTARTRHSAEDPLDQYLLATTGRMLREVKSSLDAYEVSDAAEALRRYMDTLTNWYIRRSRQRFYAEDEAAMDVLYTALEAFARAGAPLMPLIAEEIWRGLTGGRSVHLTDYPDADLFPHGPQADALLERMDTVRTIASVGSSLRKAAHRRVRLPLAGMSVVVPDAQALAGTYERIIADELNLKSVQLTELTPEAVAEYGIGTQVKLNFRALGKAFGKQVPLIKKAIDAGEHSETEAGLQVRLADGDTVVLDPELYDVHTISSGAPEGTAVGVLPGSGFLVLDTEVSEELAAEGVARDVIRAVQSARKDAGLDVSDRIRAHIATSGPVAEALAAHTGLIAAETLADAVEVVDDGRPDARGDLADDASRAVTVRVEASGAVQAEDAEVDA; the protein is encoded by the coding sequence GTGTACCCCCTCGCCTCGTCCGACCCCGCCGGCCGCACGCCCGCCTCCCCGCGCTTCCCCGAGATCGAGGAGCGCATCCTGAAGTACTGGGACGAGGACGGCACCTTCCAAGCGTCGGTCGACGCCCGCCCCACCCACCACGAGGATGGCACCCCCAACGAGTTCGTCTTCTACGACGGACCGCCCTTCGCCAACGGTCTGCCGCACTACGGCCACTTGCTGACCGGCTACGTCAAGGACCTCGTCGCCCGGTACCAGACCCAGCAGGGTCGTCGCGTGGAGCGCCGCTTCGGCTGGGACACCCACGGTCTGCCGGCCGAGCTCGAGGCGATGAAACAGCTGGGCATGACCGACAAGGCCCAGATCGAGCAGATGGGCATCGACCGGTTCAACGAGGCGTGCCGCACCTCCGTGCTCAAGTACACGCACGAGTGGCAGGACTACGTCACCCGCCAGGCCCGCTGGGTGGACTTCGACAACGACTACAAGACCCTCACCTCGGACTACATGGAGTCCGTCCTGTGGGCCTTCTCGGCCCTGCACGAGAAGGGCCTGACCTACCGGGGCTTCCGTGTCCTTCCGTACTGCTGGAAGGACGAGACCCCGCTGTCCAATCACGAACTGCGCATGGACGACGACGTCTACCAGCAGCGCCAGGACCCCTCGGTCACCGTCGCCTTCCCGTTCACCGGGCGGGTGCACGAATCCGGCGGCGCGACCGCCGAGACCGCCCAGGCCCTCGCCGGCGTGCACGCGCTGGCCTGGACGACCACCCCGTGGACCCTGCCGACGAACCTCGCGCTCGCCGTCGGCCCCGAGATCCGTTATGTCGTGGTGCCCGCCGGCCCCGACGGGGCGTCCATGGGCGAGGACGGCGCGCGCTTCCTGCTCGCCGAGGACCTGCTCGCCGCGCACGTGAAGGATCTGGGGCACCCCGATGTGGAGTCCGCGCGTGCCGCCGTCGTCGCCACCTACACCGGGGCCGAACTGGCCGGACTGCGCTACGAGCCGCTGTTCACCTACTTCGCCGACGCCGAAGAGTACGGCACCCAGCACGCCTGGCAGATCCTCGTCGACGATTACGTCTCCACCGAGGACGGCACCGGCGTCGTCCACCAGGCTCCCGCCTACGGCGAGGACGACCAGCGCGTCTGCGAGGCCGCCGGCATCCCCGTCGTGCTCTCCGTGGACGACGGTGCGAGGTTCCTGCCCCTGTTCGGTCGGCCCGAGAACGGCGAGGGCAAGCTCGTCGAGATCGCCGGGGTGCAGGCGTTCGAGGCGAACATGACGATCGTGCGGGCCCTGCGGGCCGATGACCGCGTCTTCCGGGAGGCCTCCTACGAGCACTCCTACCCGCACTGCTGGCGGTGCCGCACGCCGCTGATCTACCGGGCCATCACGTCCTGGTACGTCTCGGTCACCGAGTTCAAGAACCGGATGCTCGAGTTGAACGAGGACATCACCTGGATCCCGGGCAACGTGAAGCACGGCCAGTTCGGCAAGTGGCTCGAGAACGCGCGCGACTGGTCGATCTCCCGCAACCGTTACTGGGGCACGCCGATTCCGGTCTGGGAGTCCGACCACCCGGACTTCCCCCGTCGGGAGGTCTATGGCTCGCTCGCCGAACTCGAGGAGGCCTTCGGGCGCCTGCCGGTCAACGCCGAGGGTGAGGTGGATCTGCACCGCCCGTGGATCGACGAGCTCACCCGTGCGCATCCGGATCCGGAGGCCGCCGCGGCCGGGGCCGTCATGCGCCGCGTCGAGGACGTGCTCGACGTGTGGTTCGACTCCGGCTCGATGCCGTACTCCCAGGTGCACTATCCGTTCGCGAATAAGGAGTGGTTCGACACCCACGCCCCGGCGGACTTCATCGTCGAGTACATCGGCCAGACGCGCGGCTGGTTCTACACGCTGCACATCCTCTCCACCGCCCTGTTCGACCGACCGGCCTTCTCGAACGTCATCAGCCACGGGATCGTCCTGGGCTCGGACGGACAGAAGATGTCCAAGTCGCTGCGCAACTACCCGGACGTCTCCGAGGTGCTCGACCGCGACGGCTCGGACGCGATGCGCTGGTTCCTGATGTCCAGCCCCATCCTGCGCGGCGGCAACCTGATCGTCACCGAGGAGGGCATCCGTGAGGGCGTCCGCCAGGTGCTGCTGCCGGCCTGGAACGCGTACCACTTCTTCACCCTGTACGCGAACACCGCGACGGCCGGCGGCGCCCGCCCCGAGGGGTACACGGCACGGACCCGGCACAGCGCCGAGGACCCGCTCGATCAGTACCTGCTGGCCACCACCGGCCGCATGCTGCGCGAGGTCAAGAGCTCCCTGGACGCCTACGAGGTCTCCGACGCCGCCGAGGCGTTGCGCCGCTACATGGACACGCTGACGAACTGGTACATCCGGCGCTCCCGCCAGCGGTTCTATGCCGAAGACGAAGCGGCCATGGACGTGCTGTACACGGCTCTCGAGGCGTTTGCCCGGGCCGGGGCACCGCTGATGCCGCTGATCGCCGAGGAGATCTGGCGCGGGCTCACCGGCGGCCGCTCGGTGCACCTGACTGACTACCCCGACGCGGACCTGTTCCCGCACGGGCCGCAGGCCGATGCGCTGCTCGAGCGCATGGACACGGTGCGCACGATCGCCTCCGTCGGCTCCTCGCTGCGCAAGGCCGCTCACCGCCGCGTGCGGCTGCCTCTGGCCGGCATGTCGGTCGTGGTGCCCGACGCGCAGGCGCTCGCCGGCACCTATGAGCGGATCATCGCCGACGAGCTGAACCTGAAGTCGGTGCAGCTGACCGAGCTGACGCCGGAGGCGGTGGCCGAGTACGGCATCGGCACGCAGGTGAAGCTGAACTTCCGGGCCCTGGGCAAGGCGTTCGGCAAACAGGTGCCGCTGATCAAGAAGGCTATCGACGCCGGCGAGCACAGCGAGACCGAGGCCGGCCTGCAGGTGCGCCTGGCCGACGGCGACACCGTCGTGCTCGACCCGGAGCTGTACGACGTGCACACCATTTCCAGCGGTGCGCCCGAGGGGACCGCCGTGGGCGTGCTGCCCGGCTCCGGGTTCCTCGTGCTGGACACCGAGGTGTCCGAGGAGCTCGCGGCCGAGGGCGTTGCCCGCGACGTGATCCGGGCGGTGCAGTCCGCACGCAAGGACGCCGGCCTGGATGTGTCCGACCGCATCCGAGCACACATCGCGACCTCGGGCCCCGTCGCTGAGGCCCTCGCCGCGCACACCGGGCTCATCGCTGCGGAGACCCTCGCCGACGCCGTCGAGGTCGTCGACGACGGCCGACCGGACGCCCGAGGCGACCTCGCCGACGACGCGAGCCGCGCGGTCACCGTGCGCGTCGAGGCCTCCGGCGCGGTCCAGGCCGAGGACGCGGAGGTGGACGCATGA
- a CDS encoding Rne/Rng family ribonuclease, whose protein sequence is MCPPRGRRTPPGLRQEPGRGQRASHVRTDPDVGRRRVWRRPSAGGAAMAAENSNDPAVAVDPTDPFAVPESIMETLAVPAERSSASGQEADEHTDTADGDGDEDNGDSAGRGRRRRRGRGRGRSSRGARRGEDQGEDDGDEDVAPSERDDAEEDTAEQGEDASGDTVRRRRRRRRRGSEDMDLVGGDEGDPEDTVTRVRSRRQKQSGPATVQGVKGSTRLEAKRQRRRESRAGGRRRHVITEAEFLARRESVDRKMLVRQRDKRIQIAVLEDGVLAEHFVSHTTQDSLIGNVYLGKVQNVLPSMEAAFVDIGRGRNAVLYAGEVDWDAAKLEGKPKKIENALKSGDSVLVQVTKDPVGHKGARLTSQISLPGRYLVYVPGGSMTGISRKLPDVERSRLKKVLKDHLPQDAGVIVRTAAEGTSEQELMNDINRLRVQWEGIQEKAHSTTVLAPELLYAEPDLTIKTVRDVFNEDFSAMLVQGDQTWDNIEAYVMYVAPHLLERLHHWQPEDHDGEDLYATHRIDEQLHKALDRKVYLPSGGSLVIDRTEAMTVVDVNTGKFTGSGGNLEETVTKNNLEAAEEIVRQLRLRDIGGIIVIDFIDMVLESNRDLVLRRMLECLGRDRTKHQVAEVTSLGLVQMTRKRMGTGLVEVFSEPCEHCGGRGLLIHDEPIDRHRGHGHHDGKHESDGRRRRRRKGAAGESSDAEKTVDRPDSEEEKLRRQRAEAARAALKSIAKASGKVADDAEASTTNDSRADRGDGSQGDAQHAEASGEPGAEERGGPDARQEGTDDESPRAGRRKRRGRRRGRRRERVDGAVEARGAADAVHAATQDHEDHEDPAPAVITFDGEPVAVPRRRSRRRAESSGAVAAAQDAAVQEGTVQGVASVRADLQGQDERGRSGSGEDGSSGERTSRGDRSPATQEPVEAEAQAQMRARLNELEQAIEKQSSRRRGRRAASSAGAGGEIRREEAAAASGTSFTATASAGADRRPEPDASAAPVMLGVGVKAEDIVRHD, encoded by the coding sequence TTGTGTCCGCCGCGTGGGCGGCGCACCCCGCCCGGTCTCCGGCAGGAGCCCGGGCGGGGGCAACGCGCGTCCCACGTTCGGACGGACCCGGACGTCGGCCGGCGACGAGTGTGGCGTCGCCCGTCGGCAGGAGGTGCTGCAATGGCAGCGGAGAACAGCAACGACCCGGCCGTGGCGGTCGATCCGACGGATCCGTTCGCGGTCCCCGAGAGCATCATGGAGACGCTGGCGGTCCCCGCTGAGCGGTCCTCTGCATCGGGGCAGGAGGCCGACGAGCACACCGACACTGCCGACGGCGACGGCGACGAGGACAACGGCGACTCTGCCGGGCGCGGACGCCGCCGTCGGCGCGGACGTGGGCGGGGCCGCTCCTCCCGAGGGGCTCGGCGCGGCGAGGACCAGGGCGAGGACGACGGCGACGAGGACGTCGCCCCGTCGGAACGGGACGACGCCGAGGAGGACACCGCTGAGCAGGGCGAGGACGCATCGGGTGACACCGTGCGGCGCCGTCGCCGCCGTCGCCGTCGCGGCTCGGAGGACATGGACCTGGTCGGCGGTGACGAGGGCGACCCGGAGGACACCGTCACCCGCGTGCGCTCACGTCGTCAGAAGCAGTCCGGGCCGGCGACCGTGCAGGGCGTCAAGGGCTCGACCCGGCTCGAGGCCAAACGCCAGCGCCGTCGCGAGTCGCGGGCGGGCGGTCGTCGTCGGCACGTGATCACGGAGGCCGAGTTCCTGGCCCGCCGCGAGTCCGTCGATCGCAAGATGCTCGTGCGTCAGCGCGACAAGCGCATCCAGATCGCCGTGCTCGAAGACGGCGTACTCGCCGAGCACTTCGTCTCGCACACCACGCAGGACTCGCTGATCGGCAACGTCTACCTGGGCAAGGTGCAGAACGTGCTGCCGTCGATGGAGGCCGCGTTCGTGGACATCGGGCGTGGCCGCAATGCCGTGCTGTACGCCGGTGAGGTCGACTGGGACGCCGCGAAGCTCGAGGGCAAGCCGAAGAAGATCGAGAACGCCCTGAAGTCCGGGGACAGCGTCCTCGTGCAGGTCACCAAGGACCCCGTCGGTCACAAGGGGGCCCGCCTGACCAGCCAGATCTCGCTGCCCGGCCGGTACCTCGTGTACGTGCCCGGCGGCTCCATGACGGGCATCTCCCGCAAGCTGCCCGACGTCGAGCGTTCACGTCTGAAGAAGGTCCTCAAGGACCACCTGCCGCAGGACGCCGGGGTCATCGTGCGCACGGCCGCGGAGGGCACCTCCGAGCAGGAGCTGATGAACGACATCAACCGTCTGCGCGTGCAGTGGGAGGGAATCCAGGAGAAGGCCCACTCCACCACGGTGCTCGCGCCGGAGCTGCTGTACGCCGAGCCGGACCTGACGATCAAAACGGTCCGTGACGTGTTCAACGAGGACTTCTCCGCGATGCTCGTGCAGGGCGATCAGACCTGGGACAACATCGAGGCGTACGTGATGTACGTGGCGCCGCATCTGCTCGAGCGTCTGCACCACTGGCAGCCGGAGGACCACGACGGCGAAGACCTGTACGCGACCCACCGGATCGACGAACAGCTGCACAAGGCCCTCGACCGCAAGGTGTACCTGCCCTCGGGCGGTTCGCTCGTGATCGATCGCACGGAGGCCATGACGGTCGTCGATGTGAACACGGGCAAGTTCACCGGCTCGGGCGGCAACCTCGAGGAGACCGTCACCAAGAACAACCTCGAAGCCGCGGAGGAGATCGTCCGTCAGCTGCGGCTGCGGGACATCGGCGGCATCATCGTCATCGACTTCATCGACATGGTGCTCGAGTCCAACCGCGACCTCGTGCTGCGCCGCATGCTGGAGTGCCTCGGTCGTGACCGGACCAAGCACCAGGTCGCCGAAGTGACCAGCTTGGGCCTGGTGCAGATGACCCGAAAGCGCATGGGCACCGGTCTCGTCGAGGTGTTCTCGGAGCCGTGCGAGCACTGCGGCGGACGCGGGCTGCTGATCCATGATGAGCCGATCGACCGGCATCGCGGCCATGGCCACCACGACGGAAAGCACGAGTCCGACGGGCGTCGCCGTCGTCGTCGCAAGGGTGCGGCAGGCGAGAGTTCCGATGCGGAGAAGACGGTGGACCGGCCGGACAGCGAGGAGGAGAAGCTGCGCCGTCAGCGGGCCGAGGCCGCGCGCGCCGCGTTGAAGTCCATCGCGAAGGCCTCCGGCAAGGTCGCCGACGACGCCGAGGCGTCCACGACGAATGACAGCCGTGCCGATCGCGGGGACGGTTCGCAGGGCGACGCTCAGCACGCCGAGGCATCGGGGGAGCCGGGCGCGGAAGAGCGCGGCGGCCCAGACGCGAGGCAGGAGGGCACGGACGACGAGAGCCCGCGGGCTGGTCGTCGCAAGCGCCGCGGACGCCGGCGCGGTCGTCGGCGCGAGCGCGTCGACGGCGCCGTCGAGGCTCGGGGTGCTGCGGACGCCGTGCATGCGGCGACTCAGGACCACGAGGATCACGAGGATCCGGCCCCCGCGGTCATCACCTTCGACGGCGAGCCGGTCGCCGTGCCGCGTCGCCGATCGCGGCGACGCGCCGAGTCCTCGGGTGCCGTCGCCGCGGCGCAGGACGCCGCGGTGCAGGAGGGCACGGTTCAGGGCGTTGCGTCGGTGCGTGCCGATCTGCAGGGGCAGGACGAGCGGGGACGCTCCGGCAGCGGCGAGGATGGGTCGTCCGGTGAACGGACCTCTCGCGGCGATCGTTCGCCCGCGACGCAGGAGCCGGTCGAGGCTGAGGCGCAGGCCCAGATGCGGGCACGCTTGAACGAGCTCGAGCAGGCCATCGAGAAGCAGAGCTCGCGTCGTCGCGGCCGCCGCGCCGCCTCGTCTGCGGGCGCCGGGGGTGAGATCCGTCGGGAGGAGGCGGCCGCGGCCTCCGGCACCAGCTTCACCGCCACGGCGTCTGCGGGGGCAGACCGACGTCCCGAGCCGGACGCCTCGGCGGCGCCGGTGATGCTGGGCGTCGGTGTTAAGGCCGAGGACATCGTCCGTCACGACTGA
- a CDS encoding DUF4233 domain-containing protein, with protein sequence MSEQQSRRDAPTGPTSFGAEPWRPARETKAQRQWRPGRRRLRRSIQATFCSSVLCLQAIVLFFVGMTLFGLHRGEPSAPWFLAGYTALAVIAVLACAVIRRPLGMAIGWGVQVVMICSAWFEYSLFVIGPLFALTWWYAVAKGRAMDQENKRRERLEAEWDAAHGYTGPDGYTGPQDGQ encoded by the coding sequence ATGAGCGAGCAGCAGAGCCGCCGGGACGCGCCGACGGGACCGACGAGCTTCGGAGCGGAGCCGTGGCGTCCGGCCCGCGAGACGAAGGCGCAGCGGCAGTGGCGGCCCGGCAGGCGCAGACTGCGCCGCTCGATCCAGGCCACCTTCTGCTCCTCGGTGCTGTGCCTGCAGGCGATCGTGCTGTTCTTCGTCGGCATGACGCTGTTCGGTCTGCACCGCGGCGAGCCCTCGGCCCCGTGGTTCCTGGCCGGATACACGGCCCTGGCCGTGATCGCCGTTCTGGCGTGCGCCGTGATTCGTCGTCCGCTCGGCATGGCGATCGGCTGGGGTGTGCAGGTGGTGATGATCTGCTCCGCGTGGTTCGAGTACTCGCTGTTCGTGATCGGCCCGCTGTTCGCTCTCACCTGGTGGTACGCCGTGGCGAAGGGTCGCGCGATGGATCAGGAGAACAAGCGCCGCGAGCGGCTCGAAGCCGAGTGGGATGCGGCTCACGGTTACACGGGCCCGGACGGCTACACCGGGCCGCAGGACGGCCAGTAG
- the ndk gene encoding nucleoside-diphosphate kinase, whose amino-acid sequence MTQNREQTLVLVKPDGVQRGLTGQILARIEAKGYVVEDLKMIVPTREMLTQHYAEHEGKPFFEPLVEFMSSGPVVAARVSGDRVIEGFRSLAGSTEPTTAAPGTIRGDLGRDWGEKVQKNLVHGSDSTESAERELGIWFG is encoded by the coding sequence ATGACCCAGAACCGTGAGCAGACCCTCGTCCTCGTGAAGCCCGACGGCGTGCAGCGTGGCCTGACCGGACAGATCCTGGCGCGCATCGAGGCCAAGGGCTATGTCGTCGAGGACCTGAAGATGATCGTGCCCACCCGGGAAATGCTCACGCAGCATTACGCGGAGCACGAGGGCAAGCCGTTCTTCGAGCCGCTCGTCGAGTTCATGTCCTCCGGCCCGGTCGTCGCGGCCCGCGTCAGCGGCGACCGAGTTATCGAGGGCTTCCGCTCGCTGGCCGGGTCGACCGAGCCGACGACCGCCGCCCCGGGCACCATTCGCGGCGACCTCGGCCGCGACTGGGGCGAGAAGGTGCAGAAGAACCTCGTGCATGGTTCGGACTCGACGGAGTCGGCCGAGCGCGAGCTCGGCATCTGGTTCGGCTGA